One genomic region from Listeria monocytogenes encodes:
- the smpB gene encoding SsrA-binding protein SmpB, with product MPKGDGKLVAQNKKARHDYAIEETFEAGIVLQGTEIKSVRNARVNLKDSYARIDKGEIFLHNMHISPYEQGNRYNHDPLRTRKLLLHKKQISRLIGETKESGYSIVPLKMYIKDGYAKVLIGVARGKKKYDKRQDLKQKEAKRDIERAFKERQQ from the coding sequence ATGCCAAAAGGTGATGGTAAACTAGTCGCGCAAAATAAAAAAGCGCGCCACGATTACGCAATTGAAGAAACTTTTGAGGCTGGCATTGTCCTGCAAGGTACTGAAATTAAATCCGTAAGAAACGCGCGGGTAAACTTAAAAGATTCCTATGCACGTATCGACAAAGGGGAAATTTTCTTACACAATATGCATATTAGTCCTTATGAACAAGGGAACCGCTACAATCATGATCCACTAAGAACGCGCAAGTTGCTCTTACATAAGAAGCAAATCAGCCGTTTAATTGGAGAAACGAAAGAGTCCGGTTATTCGATTGTTCCACTTAAAATGTATATTAAAGATGGCTACGCAAAAGTACTCATCGGTGTAGCTCGAGGTAAAAAGAAATACGATAAACGCCAAGACTTAAAACAAAAAGAAGCAAAACGTGATATCGAACGCGCTTTTAAAGAGCGCCAACAATAG
- a CDS encoding alpha/beta hydrolase, which translates to MKITPPQPFLFEKGKRAVLLLHGFTGSSADVRILGRFLQENNYTCYAPQYRGHGVSPDLLLKTGPNDWWEDVLEAYDHLKSLGYTEIAVAGLSLGGLFSLKLGFSRPLKGIIAMSTPTRMDSSSPIIQGFLDYVRNYKKLEGKTTEQIDAEMVAYKDAPMNTIAKLKDEISGVVAEIDMIYAPIMVVQGEKDDMVDVSGAQLIYDTVESTKKELHWFKESGHVITLDKERKEVNQAILTFLDSLDWQE; encoded by the coding sequence ATGAAAATAACACCACCACAACCATTCCTATTCGAAAAAGGCAAAAGAGCAGTGTTACTCTTACACGGTTTCACAGGTAGCTCAGCGGATGTAAGAATATTAGGTAGGTTTTTACAAGAAAACAATTACACTTGCTACGCCCCTCAATACAGAGGCCACGGTGTATCTCCCGACCTACTGCTAAAAACGGGACCAAACGATTGGTGGGAAGATGTTCTTGAAGCCTATGATCACCTAAAATCACTCGGCTATACTGAAATCGCTGTGGCGGGACTTTCGCTCGGTGGACTTTTTTCACTAAAATTAGGTTTTTCTAGGCCGTTAAAGGGAATTATAGCCATGAGTACTCCAACAAGAATGGACAGCTCATCCCCGATAATTCAAGGCTTTTTAGATTATGTGCGTAATTATAAAAAATTAGAAGGTAAAACAACTGAACAAATCGATGCTGAAATGGTTGCCTATAAAGACGCCCCAATGAATACCATCGCTAAATTAAAAGACGAGATAAGTGGCGTCGTGGCTGAAATAGATATGATCTATGCACCAATTATGGTCGTCCAAGGTGAAAAAGATGATATGGTTGATGTCAGCGGAGCACAGCTGATTTATGATACAGTAGAGTCAACGAAGAAAGAACTTCACTGGTTTAAGGAATCTGGTCATGTCATCACATTAGACAAAGAACGAAAAGAAGTAAACCAAGCCATTTTAACATTTTTAGATAGTTTGGATTGGCAAGAATAA
- the eno gene encoding phosphopyruvate hydratase → MSIITEVYAREVLDSRGNPTVEVEVYTEAGAFGRALVPSGASTGEYEAVELRDGDKARYLGKGVLKAVENVNDIIADKIIGFDVTDQIGIDKAMIELDGTPNKGKLGANAILGVSLAAARAAADELGVHLYEYLGGVNGKVLPVPMMNILNGGEHADNNVDVQEFMVMPVGAPNFKEALRMGAEILHALKAVLKGKGLNTGVGDEGGFAPNLKSNEEALETIMQAIKDAGYKPGEEVKLAMDAASSEFYNRETGKYELKGEGVTRTSEEMVTWYEEMITKYPIISIEDGLDENDWDGFKLLTERIGDRVQLVGDDLFVTNTTKLKEGIEKGIANSILIKVNQIGTLTETLDAIEMAKRAGYTAVISHRSGETEDSTIADIAVATNAGQIKTGAPTRTDRVAKYNQLLRIEDNLADLAEYHGNDTFYNLKK, encoded by the coding sequence ATGTCTATTATTACTGAAGTTTATGCTCGCGAAGTCTTAGATTCCCGTGGTAACCCAACTGTTGAGGTTGAAGTTTATACTGAAGCTGGTGCGTTTGGTCGCGCTTTAGTTCCAAGTGGTGCTTCAACTGGTGAATACGAAGCTGTAGAATTACGCGATGGCGACAAAGCTCGTTACCTTGGAAAAGGTGTTTTAAAAGCTGTTGAAAACGTAAACGACATTATTGCTGACAAAATTATCGGTTTTGACGTAACTGACCAAATCGGAATTGACAAAGCAATGATCGAACTTGATGGTACACCTAACAAAGGTAAATTAGGTGCTAACGCTATTCTTGGTGTTTCTTTAGCTGCTGCTCGTGCTGCTGCTGACGAACTAGGCGTACATTTATATGAATATCTTGGCGGAGTGAACGGTAAAGTTCTTCCAGTTCCAATGATGAACATCCTTAACGGCGGAGAACATGCTGATAACAATGTCGACGTTCAAGAATTTATGGTAATGCCTGTTGGAGCTCCAAACTTTAAAGAAGCTCTACGTATGGGTGCTGAAATCCTACACGCACTTAAAGCTGTTCTTAAAGGTAAAGGCTTAAACACTGGTGTTGGTGATGAAGGTGGATTCGCTCCAAACCTTAAATCCAATGAAGAAGCTCTTGAAACAATCATGCAAGCAATTAAAGATGCTGGTTACAAACCTGGCGAAGAAGTTAAACTTGCGATGGATGCTGCATCAAGTGAGTTCTATAACCGTGAAACTGGTAAATACGAACTTAAAGGTGAAGGCGTAACTCGTACTTCTGAAGAAATGGTAACTTGGTATGAAGAAATGATTACTAAATACCCAATCATCTCTATTGAAGATGGTCTAGACGAAAATGACTGGGACGGATTCAAACTACTTACAGAACGTATTGGTGACCGCGTTCAATTAGTAGGTGACGATCTATTTGTAACTAACACAACTAAACTTAAAGAAGGTATCGAAAAAGGTATCGCTAACTCCATCCTAATCAAAGTTAACCAAATCGGTACTTTGACTGAAACATTGGATGCAATTGAAATGGCTAAACGCGCTGGCTACACTGCAGTTATCTCTCACCGTTCTGGTGAAACAGAAGATTCCACAATCGCTGACATTGCAGTAGCTACAAACGCTGGTCAAATCAAAACTGGTGCACCTACTCGTACTGACCGTGTTGCAAAATATAACCAATTACTCCGCATCGAAGACAATTTGGCTGATCTTGCTGAATATCATGGTAACGACACTTTCTACAACTTAAAAAAATAA
- the rnr gene encoding ribonuclease R, giving the protein MEQKQMEEKIMNLLTSAPDKTFALEDLEIEIALNNADDFKLMVKALVKLEDSGTIVRSRKNRYALPEKMDLVKGTFRAHERGFGFVLPEEKEMDDIFIPPNEVKDAMNGDLVFATITKRKGDNLAEGTIKKIVERKTTQIVGTYMEDLAGTPIVMPDDKRLFGEVEIDLEDGLKPVDGHKVIVELTEYATGHARARGVVKSIIGHRNDPGVDILSIIHKHGISIGFPEEVMEQVSKAPDVVDDSDIGNRRDLRDQMIITIDGADAKDLDDAVTVKQLPNGNWKLGVHIADVTHYVTEGSPLDVEAQERGTSVYLVDRVIPMLPHKLSNGICSLNPQVDRFTMSCEMEIDQEGHVVNHEIFESIIKTTERMTYTDVNDILVEKDEALREKYAPIVPMLEAMENLAEILRRKREKRGAIDFDFKEARVVVDEDGHPEAVVIRERSAGEHLIEEFMLAANETVAEHFHWMDVPFIYRIHEDPKEDKLARFFEFITNFGLIVKGTANDIHPAALQQVLEEVKGKPEEMVVSTVMLRSMQQAKYDTVSAGHFGLSTDFYTHFTSPIRRYPDLIVHRLIREYLINGDVRPETLEKRAEELPEIAEHSSKMERRAVEAERETDELKKTEFMVDKVGERFIGIISSVTNFGLFIELPTTIEGLVHVSAMKGDYFKFHQNQLAMIGERTGQIYRIGDEVEVEVTKVDVDAREIDFALRSEGKPGPVSDKQKRQREKPIDKTRNFKSSSKNNRNKRRTGKSEDVKPKTERKDDEWYTKPKKKKKKKPFYQGVAKESPKKKKRR; this is encoded by the coding sequence GTGGAACAAAAACAAATGGAAGAAAAAATTATGAATCTATTAACTTCAGCGCCTGATAAAACATTTGCGCTAGAAGATTTGGAAATAGAAATAGCTTTAAATAACGCGGATGATTTTAAATTAATGGTGAAAGCTTTAGTAAAACTGGAAGATTCCGGAACTATTGTCCGCTCAAGGAAGAATCGGTATGCATTACCAGAAAAAATGGACTTAGTAAAAGGAACATTTCGCGCACATGAACGAGGTTTTGGCTTTGTTCTCCCAGAAGAGAAAGAAATGGACGATATTTTTATCCCACCAAATGAAGTAAAAGACGCAATGAATGGCGACTTAGTTTTTGCTACAATTACGAAACGTAAAGGCGATAATTTGGCAGAAGGTACGATTAAGAAAATTGTCGAACGGAAGACAACGCAAATCGTCGGAACTTATATGGAGGACTTAGCTGGTACTCCAATTGTGATGCCGGACGACAAACGACTTTTTGGTGAAGTGGAAATTGATTTAGAAGACGGCTTAAAACCAGTTGACGGGCATAAAGTTATCGTTGAATTGACGGAATATGCAACTGGCCATGCGCGTGCAAGAGGGGTTGTTAAGTCAATCATTGGGCACCGCAATGACCCGGGAGTGGATATTTTATCGATTATTCATAAACATGGTATTTCGATTGGCTTCCCTGAAGAGGTAATGGAACAAGTAAGTAAAGCGCCGGATGTGGTTGATGATTCGGATATTGGTAACCGTCGTGATCTTCGTGACCAAATGATTATTACGATTGACGGAGCAGATGCTAAGGATTTAGATGATGCTGTTACGGTGAAGCAACTTCCGAACGGTAACTGGAAGCTGGGCGTTCATATTGCTGATGTAACGCATTATGTGACAGAAGGCTCGCCGCTTGATGTCGAAGCGCAAGAACGTGGAACGAGTGTTTATTTGGTTGACCGGGTAATTCCGATGTTGCCACATAAACTATCGAACGGAATTTGCTCGCTTAACCCGCAAGTAGACCGTTTTACCATGAGTTGTGAAATGGAAATCGATCAAGAAGGTCATGTGGTTAACCACGAAATTTTTGAAAGTATTATTAAAACAACGGAACGTATGACGTATACGGATGTAAATGATATTTTAGTCGAAAAGGATGAAGCTTTACGCGAAAAATATGCGCCAATCGTTCCAATGCTTGAAGCAATGGAAAATTTAGCCGAAATCCTTCGTCGTAAACGTGAAAAACGTGGCGCGATTGATTTTGACTTTAAAGAAGCACGTGTAGTAGTGGATGAAGACGGTCATCCAGAAGCGGTCGTGATTCGCGAACGTTCAGCGGGAGAGCATTTAATTGAAGAATTTATGCTTGCTGCCAATGAAACAGTTGCAGAACATTTTCACTGGATGGATGTGCCATTTATTTATCGTATCCATGAAGATCCAAAAGAAGATAAATTAGCACGGTTCTTTGAATTCATTACGAACTTCGGCTTGATTGTGAAAGGAACAGCCAACGATATTCACCCAGCTGCTTTACAACAAGTACTAGAAGAAGTAAAAGGTAAACCGGAAGAGATGGTTGTTTCGACTGTTATGCTGCGTTCGATGCAACAAGCGAAGTATGACACAGTAAGCGCCGGACACTTTGGTTTGTCTACTGATTTCTATACACATTTCACGTCGCCAATTCGTCGGTACCCGGATTTAATCGTTCACAGGTTGATTAGAGAGTATTTAATTAACGGAGATGTTCGTCCGGAAACGTTAGAAAAACGAGCTGAGGAGCTTCCTGAGATTGCTGAACACAGCTCAAAAATGGAGCGTCGCGCCGTTGAAGCAGAGCGCGAAACAGACGAACTGAAGAAAACGGAATTTATGGTCGACAAAGTGGGCGAACGTTTCATCGGAATCATTAGTTCGGTAACCAATTTTGGCTTATTTATCGAACTACCGACGACGATTGAAGGCCTTGTCCATGTGAGCGCAATGAAAGGCGATTACTTCAAATTCCATCAAAATCAGTTAGCGATGATTGGCGAAAGAACAGGCCAAATTTATCGTATCGGTGATGAAGTGGAAGTCGAAGTAACTAAAGTAGACGTGGATGCTCGTGAAATCGATTTTGCGCTTCGTAGTGAAGGTAAACCAGGTCCAGTGAGCGACAAACAAAAACGCCAACGCGAAAAACCGATTGATAAAACGAGAAACTTCAAGAGTAGCTCAAAAAATAATCGGAATAAACGCAGAACTGGTAAATCAGAAGACGTGAAACCAAAAACAGAACGCAAAGATGACGAATGGTATACAAAACCTAAAAAGAAAAAGAAGAAAAAACCTTTTTATCAAGGTGTAGCAAAAGAAAGCCCGAAGAAGAAAAAACGTCGCTAG
- a CDS encoding TIM-barrel domain-containing protein, with translation MKRRTRKCSLVFILGILIFSCLSGFGTNVFAMDGEYHSPYGDDDLYTVQPTERSPRDPKAGEDVILNITTWPIENGQDVWVEWTKNGVAQENVTAAYDYNSGNNTYWKADLGKFEKGDEITYTTKGSTNGGTAYESGPFTFYVTDWEYVQDVTSVVDNGDSITLNMTATAGDFSPKLYLSFEDLDTLRMELSPTGKETGHAGKSGYTVEDTAEKVTVTTEDLSIEIQKSPYRMEVHQADGTLLTSEYTTANSLGWLTDGKNVINQYQNNFMTPSDEAFYGFGERYDTINQRGKDVETYVYNEYQDQAQTERTYLAVPFFVSANKYGMYVNSDFHSQFQMASKVEDKYSFVLDNDGDMTNMLDYYVISGKDQNDIVNNYTDITGKTTLLPKWAFGLWMSANEWDRESDVSSALSNAKANDIPATGFVLEQWSDEETYYIWNNATYTAKKNGEAFSYDDFTFNGKWTDPKGMVDSVHDAGMNIVLWQVPVLKDDGTVYEQRDNDEEYMISQGYSADDGTGAPYRVPASQWFGNGILLDFTNKDAVDWWTSQREYLLTEVGIDGFKTDGGEMVWGRDTTFSNGEKGQEMRNRYPTDYVSSYFDFAKSINPEAVSFSRSGTSGAQKSGIYWSGDQTSTFDSFQASLKAGLSASTSGVSYWAWDMAGFTGDYPTAELYKRATAMAAFAPIMQFHSEKSDPSPSEERSPWNAVARTGDETILPTFQKYLYTRMNLLPYIYTAAKDTADNGKSMMRQMAMDYPEDVNARDLDEQYMFGDDLLVAPIVQEGQTEKEVYLPEGEWVDIWNGGVHPGGETISYYADVDTLPVFAKAGAIIPMNMTDGYQLGQNVGNDLKSYDNLTFRVYPSGDSEYSFYDDVNGGEMRDISVSEDFANEKVSVDLPAMADETTMQVFSTEPTSVTIDGADVAKADTLDAFNEATTGYYYDTVQNLTYVKAAAKDAKQAIVLNGVNHAPYEAEFGHLTNVTTASDHAGYTGTGFVAGFDAEKEAVEFDIDAVDGASDYTMEVRYSAGVEDATRTVYINGKKQQITLPKTANWDTWNTVEVPVTLQAGNNQVVFDFEADDTAGINFDHVVIKK, from the coding sequence ATGAAGCGAAGAACGAGAAAATGCAGTTTGGTTTTTATTCTGGGGATATTAATTTTTAGTTGTTTAAGTGGATTTGGAACGAATGTTTTCGCAATGGACGGGGAATATCACTCGCCTTATGGGGATGATGATTTATACACAGTTCAGCCGACAGAACGATCGCCAAGAGATCCAAAAGCTGGCGAAGATGTCATTCTAAATATTACCACTTGGCCAATTGAAAATGGACAAGATGTTTGGGTAGAGTGGACGAAGAATGGCGTCGCGCAAGAAAACGTCACAGCTGCTTACGATTACAACAGTGGTAACAACACTTACTGGAAAGCGGACTTAGGCAAATTCGAAAAAGGCGATGAAATTACTTATACAACGAAAGGTTCAACCAATGGAGGAACTGCCTACGAAAGCGGGCCATTTACATTTTACGTAACGGATTGGGAATATGTGCAAGATGTTACTAGTGTAGTGGATAATGGCGATTCTATTACTTTGAATATGACAGCAACAGCAGGTGATTTCTCGCCGAAGTTATATCTTTCATTTGAAGATTTAGATACACTACGTATGGAACTTTCACCAACTGGTAAAGAAACGGGACATGCTGGGAAATCTGGATACACTGTAGAAGATACGGCGGAAAAAGTGACCGTAACAACCGAAGATTTAAGCATTGAAATCCAGAAATCACCTTATCGTATGGAAGTGCACCAAGCAGATGGAACTTTACTTACAAGTGAATATACAACAGCTAATAGCTTGGGTTGGTTAACAGATGGTAAAAATGTCATCAATCAATACCAAAATAACTTTATGACACCGAGCGACGAAGCCTTTTATGGTTTTGGTGAACGATATGACACAATTAACCAACGCGGAAAAGATGTAGAGACATACGTATACAATGAGTATCAAGATCAAGCGCAGACAGAAAGAACCTATTTAGCGGTACCATTTTTTGTAAGTGCTAATAAATACGGGATGTATGTTAATTCTGATTTCCATTCACAGTTCCAAATGGCTTCCAAAGTAGAAGATAAATATAGCTTTGTATTGGACAATGATGGCGATATGACGAATATGCTTGATTACTATGTCATTAGCGGGAAAGATCAAAATGATATCGTAAATAACTACACGGATATAACAGGGAAAACGACTTTGCTACCAAAGTGGGCTTTTGGACTTTGGATGTCAGCAAACGAGTGGGATAGAGAATCCGATGTAAGCTCTGCACTTTCTAATGCAAAGGCAAATGATATTCCAGCAACAGGGTTTGTATTAGAACAATGGAGTGATGAAGAAACTTACTATATTTGGAACAATGCGACCTATACAGCAAAGAAAAACGGGGAAGCATTTAGCTATGACGATTTTACTTTCAACGGGAAATGGACTGATCCTAAAGGAATGGTAGATAGTGTCCATGATGCAGGTATGAATATCGTTTTATGGCAAGTTCCAGTATTAAAAGATGATGGTACAGTATATGAACAAAGAGATAATGATGAAGAATACATGATAAGCCAGGGGTATAGTGCGGACGATGGAACAGGGGCTCCTTACCGAGTTCCGGCATCACAGTGGTTCGGAAATGGGATTTTACTAGACTTCACTAATAAAGATGCTGTAGATTGGTGGACGTCCCAGCGCGAGTATTTATTAACAGAAGTAGGGATTGACGGATTTAAGACAGATGGTGGCGAGATGGTTTGGGGACGTGATACAACTTTCTCTAACGGCGAAAAAGGACAAGAAATGAGAAACCGTTATCCAACTGACTACGTTTCGAGTTATTTTGATTTTGCGAAAAGTATTAATCCAGAAGCAGTTTCGTTTAGTCGTTCAGGAACTTCTGGTGCACAAAAATCTGGCATTTACTGGTCAGGAGATCAAACTTCCACATTTGACTCTTTCCAAGCTTCATTAAAAGCTGGACTTAGTGCTTCAACTTCAGGCGTTTCATACTGGGCGTGGGATATGGCTGGATTTACGGGAGATTATCCAACAGCGGAACTATATAAACGCGCAACAGCTATGGCAGCTTTTGCACCGATTATGCAATTCCACTCGGAAAAATCAGATCCATCGCCAAGTGAAGAACGTTCACCTTGGAATGCAGTAGCTAGAACAGGTGACGAAACTATTTTACCAACGTTCCAAAAATATCTATACACACGAATGAATTTACTTCCATACATTTATACAGCGGCAAAAGATACAGCGGATAATGGTAAGTCAATGATGCGCCAAATGGCAATGGATTATCCGGAAGATGTCAATGCACGTGATTTGGATGAGCAGTATATGTTTGGTGACGATTTACTTGTAGCACCAATCGTTCAAGAAGGCCAAACAGAAAAAGAAGTTTATTTACCAGAAGGCGAATGGGTTGATATCTGGAACGGTGGGGTTCACCCTGGTGGCGAAACAATTTCTTATTATGCCGATGTAGATACGCTTCCTGTATTTGCAAAAGCTGGAGCAATTATTCCGATGAATATGACAGATGGATACCAACTTGGTCAAAACGTCGGAAACGATTTAAAATCCTATGATAATTTAACTTTCCGAGTTTATCCATCTGGAGATAGTGAGTATAGCTTCTATGACGATGTAAACGGTGGAGAAATGCGTGACATCAGTGTTTCTGAAGACTTTGCAAATGAAAAAGTTTCCGTAGATCTTCCAGCAATGGCAGATGAAACAACTATGCAAGTTTTCAGTACGGAACCAACAAGTGTAACAATTGACGGGGCAGATGTAGCTAAAGCAGATACATTAGATGCATTTAACGAAGCAACAACTGGTTACTACTATGATACTGTACAAAACTTAACGTATGTAAAAGCAGCAGCAAAAGATGCCAAACAAGCAATCGTACTAAATGGTGTAAACCATGCACCATACGAAGCGGAATTTGGTCATCTGACAAATGTAACTACTGCAAGTGATCATGCTGGATACACTGGTACTGGTTTTGTAGCTGGCTTTGACGCAGAAAAAGAAGCGGTAGAATTTGATATTGATGCAGTAGATGGGGCTTCCGATTATACAATGGAAGTTCGCTACAGTGCGGGAGTAGAAGATGCAACAAGAACTGTATATATCAATGGTAAAAAACAACAAATTACTTTACCGAAGACGGCTAATTGGGACACTTGGAACACTGTAGAAGTTCCAGTAACCTTGCAAGCTGGTAATAACCAAGTTGTATTTGATTTTGAAGCAGATGATACAGCAGGAATTAATTTTGATCATGTAGTTATTAAAAAATAA
- the secG gene encoding preprotein translocase subunit SecG: MSTVLTVLLIIVSVLLITVIILQPGKSAGLSGAISGGAEQLFGKQKARGLELILHRTTIVLSVVFFAILIALAYFVQ, encoded by the coding sequence ATGAGTACAGTTTTAACGGTCTTACTCATCATCGTATCAGTACTGTTAATTACAGTTATCATACTTCAACCAGGTAAAAGTGCTGGCTTATCCGGCGCCATCTCTGGTGGAGCTGAGCAATTATTCGGTAAGCAAAAAGCAAGAGGACTAGAACTTATTCTACATCGTACAACCATCGTTCTATCCGTTGTTTTCTTCGCAATACTAATTGCACTGGCATACTTTGTACAGTAA
- a CDS encoding alpha/beta fold hydrolase, giving the protein MIAEINGINLFYQIIGKGEPILLIHGNGQNHRSLKRMIDDLSTNHQVIAVDSRAHGKSEAGNTPLDFEVMALDMLSLLDYLKIDKYKVIGYSDGGIVALVMGKMQPNRQIASVVIGTNYHVNQIRFLPDLFCRVAYGAAFLLAPFSRFFERMKRQLALTIYHPHMSEADLQKISAPLLAVVGEYDLISSKDTRKMVHSVQHGEMVIVRNGLHYLPRQKPKQLLQLIHSFFSNLSAEIHK; this is encoded by the coding sequence ATGATTGCAGAAATCAATGGAATTAACTTGTTTTATCAAATAATCGGTAAAGGCGAACCGATCCTGCTTATTCACGGGAATGGTCAAAATCATCGTTCTTTAAAGCGTATGATTGATGATCTCTCTACTAATCATCAAGTAATCGCCGTAGATAGCCGCGCACACGGGAAAAGTGAAGCTGGAAATACGCCGCTTGATTTTGAAGTAATGGCGCTAGATATGCTTTCGTTACTCGATTATTTGAAAATTGATAAATATAAAGTTATCGGATATAGCGACGGCGGTATTGTTGCTCTCGTAATGGGCAAAATGCAGCCAAATCGTCAAATCGCATCCGTTGTTATTGGAACAAACTATCATGTAAATCAAATTCGATTTTTACCAGACTTGTTTTGCCGAGTTGCTTACGGGGCTGCATTTCTTTTAGCGCCATTTAGTCGCTTTTTTGAGCGAATGAAACGACAACTTGCTTTAACGATTTATCATCCACATATGTCAGAAGCGGATTTACAAAAAATAAGCGCACCACTTTTAGCTGTTGTGGGGGAATATGATTTAATATCTTCCAAAGATACTAGGAAAATGGTGCATTCTGTTCAACACGGGGAAATGGTCATTGTAAGGAATGGACTTCATTATTTACCGCGGCAAAAACCGAAACAATTGTTACAATTAATTCATAGTTTCTTTTCTAATTTAAGCGCAGAAATTCACAAATGA
- a CDS encoding alpha/beta hydrolase has product MSADRSFTLKAGNRAVLLLHGFAGTTEDVRELGEILAENGYTVHAPNFRGHGDEPAIFLKTTPEMWYEDAVAGYRQLEKDGYNEIAIVGVAMGGVFALKMAESFSPKAIVPLCANVNRKMRYIPIENYLTKQLKKQGIVEQEADQMLKNYLPEIDVMTEARATFYKNVARDIEKIHVPTMIGQGCQDEEIDADNANYIFKHIHTNDKQLCFYAGSGHDIVNDCEKDILEEDLIYFLDDLVWLEEKVV; this is encoded by the coding sequence ATGAGTGCGGATCGTAGCTTTACGTTAAAAGCGGGAAATCGTGCTGTTTTGCTCTTGCATGGCTTTGCAGGGACTACAGAAGACGTAAGAGAACTTGGAGAAATTCTAGCAGAAAATGGATACACAGTACATGCACCAAACTTCAGAGGCCACGGGGATGAACCCGCTATTTTCTTGAAAACAACACCGGAAATGTGGTATGAAGATGCGGTGGCTGGATATCGTCAACTTGAAAAAGATGGATATAATGAAATTGCAATTGTCGGTGTGGCAATGGGCGGAGTTTTTGCGCTTAAAATGGCAGAATCGTTTTCACCAAAAGCGATTGTTCCACTATGCGCCAACGTAAACCGCAAAATGCGCTATATCCCGATCGAAAACTATTTAACTAAACAATTAAAGAAACAAGGTATAGTAGAACAAGAAGCGGATCAAATGTTAAAAAACTATCTTCCTGAAATTGATGTAATGACGGAAGCTCGTGCTACTTTCTACAAAAACGTAGCGCGCGACATTGAAAAAATCCATGTACCAACCATGATTGGTCAAGGTTGCCAAGATGAAGAAATCGATGCAGACAATGCCAATTATATCTTTAAGCACATTCATACAAATGATAAACAACTGTGTTTCTATGCAGGTTCAGGGCATGATATTGTGAACGACTGTGAGAAAGACATTTTAGAAGAAGACTTGATTTACTTCTTAGACGATTTAGTTTGGCTTGAGGAAAAAGTTGTTTAA
- a CDS encoding helix-turn-helix domain-containing protein: MQNVGDTLKFIRKSKNLTQQEACTGALSRSNYQKIENNKIMPSMDRFIQLLLNFNMTLEEFEFVKRDFTPSPKENILYLYSKIITSSETDILLDVISKCDEYLENHNDIFISDIKASLEGILLAEKEHNFELAREKVAYIWDRLSEADELFWNDILILRNIFFIFENETAQHIVNRLISQLKKYRYLYPTLSIEISLHVNRATYLILDEEYELALHYIELSIKIAKHNHYYLQFCMAVAKKGIVLYKLDQKQQGKHFMQRALRVAKVLEEERILNGIKNEIDYFLHDELQDLSLNEFTKIDI; the protein is encoded by the coding sequence ATGCAAAATGTTGGTGATACGTTAAAATTTATTCGAAAAAGCAAAAACCTCACACAACAAGAAGCTTGTACAGGAGCACTTAGTCGTTCTAATTACCAGAAAATCGAGAACAACAAAATCATGCCTAGCATGGACCGATTTATTCAACTTTTACTTAATTTCAATATGACTTTAGAAGAATTTGAGTTTGTAAAACGGGACTTCACTCCTTCACCAAAAGAAAATATTCTTTATTTATACTCCAAAATCATTACTTCCTCAGAGACAGATATTTTACTTGATGTTATTTCCAAATGCGATGAGTACTTAGAAAACCACAACGATATTTTTATTTCTGATATTAAAGCCTCACTTGAAGGCATTTTACTAGCTGAAAAAGAACATAATTTTGAACTTGCTCGAGAAAAAGTAGCTTACATTTGGGACAGACTTTCGGAAGCGGATGAATTATTTTGGAATGACATATTAATTTTAAGAAATATTTTCTTTATTTTTGAAAATGAAACCGCTCAACATATTGTAAATCGCCTTATCTCTCAACTTAAAAAATATCGTTACCTATATCCAACCCTTTCGATTGAGATTTCACTTCATGTTAATCGTGCTACTTATTTAATTTTAGACGAAGAATATGAACTAGCTTTGCACTACATTGAATTATCTATAAAAATCGCTAAACATAACCATTACTACTTACAATTCTGTATGGCTGTTGCGAAAAAAGGAATTGTGCTGTATAAGCTAGACCAAAAGCAACAAGGTAAACACTTTATGCAACGAGCGCTTAGAGTGGCTAAAGTGCTTGAAGAAGAACGCATTCTAAATGGTATCAAAAATGAAATTGATTATTTTCTTCACGACGAACTTCAAGATCTCTCTTTAAATGAATTCACCAAAATCGACATATAA